Proteins from a genomic interval of Drosophila gunungcola strain Sukarami chromosome X unlocalized genomic scaffold, Dgunungcola_SK_2 000023F, whole genome shotgun sequence:
- the LOC128260476 gene encoding uncharacterized protein LOC128260476, with protein sequence MKVISLCLLVVASASFILTTANANAVGNFEDFEAFTDVELEELIAEEMLDQENDFMDVEQHGFVSGCRKVLLAGYKGINGTKCIVEEVAEVLLTCTRYVDAVTSCTGAIPQDVQAMLATVKKMIGTGNQIINLKSQLCANTSTRGAVSSTKNFFHCTFKAFCATMSMVRSMNVVIKQASRLPPNTAACYVSATKDVVAGCNAFVPNINSCIAHMT encoded by the exons ATGAAAGTGATCAGCCTGTGCCTTCTGGTTGTGGCCTCGGCCAGCTTCATCCTGACCACCGCCAAC GCCAATGCTGTGGGAAACTTCGAGGACTTCGAGGCCTTCACCGATGTTGAGCTTGAGGAGCTGATCGCCGAGGAGATGCTGGACCAGGAGAACGACTTCATGGACGTCGAGCAGCATGGCTTCGTCAGCGGCTGCCGCAAGGTTCTGTTGGCTGGCTACAAGGGCATCAACGGCACCAAGTGTATCGTCGAGGAGGTGGCAGAGGTGCTGCTCACCTGCACCAGGTACGTGGACGCCGTCACTTCCTGCACCGGCGCCATTCCCCAGGACGTCCAGGCCATGTTGGCCACTGTCAAGAAGATGATCGGCACCGGCAACCAGATCATCAACTTGAAGTCCCAGCTCTGCGCCAACACCTCCACCAGGGGCGCCGTGTCCTCCACCAAGAACTTCTTCCACTGCACCTTCAAGGCCTTCTGCGCCACCATGTCCATGGTGCGTAGCATGAACGTGGTGATCAAGCAGGCCAGCCGCCTGCCCCCCAACACCGCCGCCTGCTACGTCTCGGCCACCAAGGACGTGGTCGCTGGCTGCAACGCGTTTGTGCCCAACATCAACTCCTGCATCGCCCACATGACGTAA
- the LOC128260477 gene encoding uncharacterized protein LOC128260477: protein MKYTILAFAVCLLCVNALVVPYPREDSSPDLIDLSDGDVAVEDFFFLNKIYKALKIALRSIKGLNCVLKWVAGIEDSAKLFNRNVLLCGATASKEVTNLINANLNIISTCNDIINLKTNVCVLAEGEEPNITNSCFVNTLRKVWSLKKQIDKAVKLAKKIPQTGPKAAVCVNDAVNTLTTYYTAFPQNMITCSQLTS, encoded by the exons ATGAAGTATACCATTCTTGCCTTTGCCGTGTGCCTGCTTTGC GTAAATGCATTGGTTGTGCCCTATCCCAGGGAGGACTCCTCGCCGGACCTGATCGACTTGTCCGATGGCGATGTGGCTGTTGAGGACTTCTTCTTTCTAAATAAAATCTACAAAGCCTTAAAGATCGCTTTGCGCAGCATCAAGGGACTCAATTGCGTCCTCAAGTGGGTGGCGGGCATCGAGGATAGTGCCAAGTTGTTCAACAGGAATGTGCTCCTTTGTGGCGCCACCGCCAGCAAGGAGGTGACCAATCTGATCAACGCcaatttgaatattattagCACCTGCAACGACATCATCAATCTGAAGACGAACGTTTGCGTCCTGGCCGAGGGTGAGGAGCCCAACATCACCAATAGCTGCTTCGTGAATACCCTTCGCAAGGTTTGGTCACTGAAGAAGCAAATCGACAAGGCCGTCAAACTGGCCAAGAAGATCCCGCAAACCGGTCCGAAGGCCGCCGTCTGTGTCAACGATGCCGTCAACACCCTGACCACCTACTACACCGCCTTCCCCCAGAACATGATCACCTGCTCCCAGCTCACCTCTTAA
- the LOC128260466 gene encoding plastin-1 isoform X2 codes for MATLNKFTKTLSIDEKAEIKEKFIELDANKDGFIDLHELKDALNQVGFKLAGYQVREMIDEYKGKQRTAFQGKLNLEEFEALCLDLKSKDVASTFKTVVSKKENLETLGGMSSISSEGTTHSVRLEEQLAFSDWINSNLGHDKDLQHLLPIDSEGKRLYLSIKDGILLCKIINHSCPDTIDERAINKKNLTVYREFENLTLALVSSQAIGCNIVNIDAHDLAKGKPHLVLGLLWQIIRIGLFSHITLDSCPGLAGLLFDNERLEDLMKMSPEAILLRWVNHHLERAGISRRCTNFQSDIVDSEIYSHLLKQIAGNDADVNLDALRESDMQSRAEIMLQQAAKLNCRSFLTPQDVVNGVYKLNLAFVANLFNNHPGLDKPEQIEGLESIEETREEKTYRNWMNSMGVAPHVNWLYSDLADGLVIFQLFDVIKPGIVNWSRVHKRFSPLRKFMEKLENCNYAVDLGKQLKFSLVGIAGQDLNDGNATLTLALIWQLMRAYTLSILSRLANTGNPIIEKEIVQWVNNRLTEAGKQSHLRNFNDPAIADGKIVIDLIDAIKEGSINYELVRTSGTQEDNLANAKYAISMARKIGARVYALPEDITEVKPKMVMTVFACMMALDYVPNMDSVDQNNHNSSANNSN; via the exons TTGGACGCCAACAAGGATGGCTTCATCGACCTGCACGAGCTGAAGGATGCGCTCAACCAGGTGGGCTTCAAGCTGGCCGGCTACCAGGTGCGCGAGATGATCGATGAGTACAAGGGCAAACAGCGGACCGCCTTCCAGGGCAAGCTGAATCTGGAGGAGTTCGAGGCCCTGTGCCTGGACCTGAAGAGCAAGGATGTGGCCAGCACGTTCAAGACGGTCGTCTCCAAGAAGGAGAACCTAGAGACGCTCGGCGGCATGTCGAGCATCTCGTCGGAGGGCACCACCCATTCGGTGCGCCTCGAGGAGCAGCTGGCCTTCTCCGACTGGATCAACTCGAATCTGGGCCACGACAAGGACCTGCAGCACCTGCTGCCCATCGACAGCGAGGGCAAGCGCCTGTATCTGAGCATCAAGGATGGCATATTGCTGTGCAAGATCATCAATCACTCCTGCCCGGACACCATCGACGAGCGGGCAATCAACAAGAAGAACCTCACCGTCTACCGGGAGTTCGAGAATCTAACCCTGGCCCTGGTCTCCTCGCAGGCGATTGGCTGCAACATTGTGAACATCGATGCCCACGATCTGGCCAAGGGCAAGCCGCATCTGGTGCTGGGTCTCCTCTGGCAGATCATCCGCATCGGCCTGTTCAGCCACATCACGCTGGACAGCTGTCCCGGATTGGCTGGCCTGCTGTTCGACAACGAGCGTCTCGAGGACCTGATGAAGATGTCGCCGGAGGCCATCCTGCTGCGCTGGGTCAACCACCACTTGGAGCGGGCCGGCATCTCGCGGCGGTGCACCAACTTCCAGTCGGACATCGTCGACTCCGAGATCTATTCGCATCTGCTCAAGCAGATCGCCGGCAACGATGCGGATGTCAATCTGGATGCTCTGCGGGAATCGGACATGCAGTCGCGGGCGGAGATCATGCTGCAGCAGGCGGCCAAGCTCAACTGCCGCAGCTTCCTCACGCCGCAGGATGTCGTCAACGGCGTCTACAAACTCAATCTGGCCTTCGTGGCCAATCTGTTCAACAACCATCCGGGATTGGACAAGCCCGAACAGATCGAGGGACTCGAGTCCATCGAGGAGACGCGCGAGGAGAAGA CCTACCGCAACTGGATGAACTCGATGGGCGTGGCGCCGCATGTGAACTGGCTGTACTCCGATTTGGCCGATGGCCTCGTCATCTTCCAGCTGTTCGACGTCATCAAGCCGGGCATTGTCAACTGGAGCCGCGTGCACAAGCGCTTCAGCCCGCTGCGCAAGTTCATGGAGAAGCTGGAGAACTGCAACTACGCGGTGGATCTGGGCAAGCAGCTGAAATTCTCGCTGGTCGGAATCGCTGGCCAGGATCTTAACGATGGCAATGCCACGCTGACGTTGG ctCTCATCTGGCAGCTTATGCGCGCCTATACCCTCTCCATTCTGTCCCGCTTGGCCAACACAGGCAATCCCATCATCGAGAAGGAGATCGTCCAGTGGGTGAACAACCGACTGACGGAGGCTGGCAAGCAGTCGCATCTGCGTAACTTCAACGACCCGGCCATTGCCGATGGCAAGATCGTGATCGATCTGATTGATGCCATCAAGGAGGGCAGCATCAACTACGAGTTGGTGCGCACCAGCGGTACACAGGAG gATAACCTGGCCAATGCCAAGTACGCCATCTCCATGGCCCGCAAGATAGGCGCCCGCGTTTACGCCCTGCCCGAGGACATCACCGAGGTGAAGCCCAAGATGGTGATGACCGTCTTCGCCTGCATGATGGCCCTCGACTACGTGCCCAACATGGACAGTGTGGACCAGAACAACCACAACAGCTCCGCCAACAACAGCAATTAG
- the LOC128260466 gene encoding plastin-1 isoform X1, with the protein MADIINVNQHQTTEEFKQNLEELLPNLDANKDGFIDLHELKDALNQVGFKLAGYQVREMIDEYKGKQRTAFQGKLNLEEFEALCLDLKSKDVASTFKTVVSKKENLETLGGMSSISSEGTTHSVRLEEQLAFSDWINSNLGHDKDLQHLLPIDSEGKRLYLSIKDGILLCKIINHSCPDTIDERAINKKNLTVYREFENLTLALVSSQAIGCNIVNIDAHDLAKGKPHLVLGLLWQIIRIGLFSHITLDSCPGLAGLLFDNERLEDLMKMSPEAILLRWVNHHLERAGISRRCTNFQSDIVDSEIYSHLLKQIAGNDADVNLDALRESDMQSRAEIMLQQAAKLNCRSFLTPQDVVNGVYKLNLAFVANLFNNHPGLDKPEQIEGLESIEETREEKTYRNWMNSMGVAPHVNWLYSDLADGLVIFQLFDVIKPGIVNWSRVHKRFSPLRKFMEKLENCNYAVDLGKQLKFSLVGIAGQDLNDGNATLTLALIWQLMRAYTLSILSRLANTGNPIIEKEIVQWVNNRLTEAGKQSHLRNFNDPAIADGKIVIDLIDAIKEGSINYELVRTSGTQEDNLANAKYAISMARKIGARVYALPEDITEVKPKMVMTVFACMMALDYVPNMDSVDQNNHNSSANNSN; encoded by the exons TTGGACGCCAACAAGGATGGCTTCATCGACCTGCACGAGCTGAAGGATGCGCTCAACCAGGTGGGCTTCAAGCTGGCCGGCTACCAGGTGCGCGAGATGATCGATGAGTACAAGGGCAAACAGCGGACCGCCTTCCAGGGCAAGCTGAATCTGGAGGAGTTCGAGGCCCTGTGCCTGGACCTGAAGAGCAAGGATGTGGCCAGCACGTTCAAGACGGTCGTCTCCAAGAAGGAGAACCTAGAGACGCTCGGCGGCATGTCGAGCATCTCGTCGGAGGGCACCACCCATTCGGTGCGCCTCGAGGAGCAGCTGGCCTTCTCCGACTGGATCAACTCGAATCTGGGCCACGACAAGGACCTGCAGCACCTGCTGCCCATCGACAGCGAGGGCAAGCGCCTGTATCTGAGCATCAAGGATGGCATATTGCTGTGCAAGATCATCAATCACTCCTGCCCGGACACCATCGACGAGCGGGCAATCAACAAGAAGAACCTCACCGTCTACCGGGAGTTCGAGAATCTAACCCTGGCCCTGGTCTCCTCGCAGGCGATTGGCTGCAACATTGTGAACATCGATGCCCACGATCTGGCCAAGGGCAAGCCGCATCTGGTGCTGGGTCTCCTCTGGCAGATCATCCGCATCGGCCTGTTCAGCCACATCACGCTGGACAGCTGTCCCGGATTGGCTGGCCTGCTGTTCGACAACGAGCGTCTCGAGGACCTGATGAAGATGTCGCCGGAGGCCATCCTGCTGCGCTGGGTCAACCACCACTTGGAGCGGGCCGGCATCTCGCGGCGGTGCACCAACTTCCAGTCGGACATCGTCGACTCCGAGATCTATTCGCATCTGCTCAAGCAGATCGCCGGCAACGATGCGGATGTCAATCTGGATGCTCTGCGGGAATCGGACATGCAGTCGCGGGCGGAGATCATGCTGCAGCAGGCGGCCAAGCTCAACTGCCGCAGCTTCCTCACGCCGCAGGATGTCGTCAACGGCGTCTACAAACTCAATCTGGCCTTCGTGGCCAATCTGTTCAACAACCATCCGGGATTGGACAAGCCCGAACAGATCGAGGGACTCGAGTCCATCGAGGAGACGCGCGAGGAGAAGA CCTACCGCAACTGGATGAACTCGATGGGCGTGGCGCCGCATGTGAACTGGCTGTACTCCGATTTGGCCGATGGCCTCGTCATCTTCCAGCTGTTCGACGTCATCAAGCCGGGCATTGTCAACTGGAGCCGCGTGCACAAGCGCTTCAGCCCGCTGCGCAAGTTCATGGAGAAGCTGGAGAACTGCAACTACGCGGTGGATCTGGGCAAGCAGCTGAAATTCTCGCTGGTCGGAATCGCTGGCCAGGATCTTAACGATGGCAATGCCACGCTGACGTTGG ctCTCATCTGGCAGCTTATGCGCGCCTATACCCTCTCCATTCTGTCCCGCTTGGCCAACACAGGCAATCCCATCATCGAGAAGGAGATCGTCCAGTGGGTGAACAACCGACTGACGGAGGCTGGCAAGCAGTCGCATCTGCGTAACTTCAACGACCCGGCCATTGCCGATGGCAAGATCGTGATCGATCTGATTGATGCCATCAAGGAGGGCAGCATCAACTACGAGTTGGTGCGCACCAGCGGTACACAGGAG gATAACCTGGCCAATGCCAAGTACGCCATCTCCATGGCCCGCAAGATAGGCGCCCGCGTTTACGCCCTGCCCGAGGACATCACCGAGGTGAAGCCCAAGATGGTGATGACCGTCTTCGCCTGCATGATGGCCCTCGACTACGTGCCCAACATGGACAGTGTGGACCAGAACAACCACAACAGCTCCGCCAACAACAGCAATTAG